The Polyodon spathula isolate WHYD16114869_AA chromosome 15, ASM1765450v1, whole genome shotgun sequence genome segment TTGTGTTCATTGGATGGGCCACCCGGCTCCATTGTCTCCCTCCAGTTTGTGAGCCCTGCCCCATCAAGAGACCCGATTGTCAGGCAACAAGGACACTGGTCTTTTAAAGCTAGGACCAAGCCTCTTTCTCTGCCTCTGATTTCCGATCATTTGGGCTATCATCAATCATTTCTTGATCTTCTACCTTCCCATACCAGCCCTACTTCAcccctttgcaaaaaaaatgaaaaagaatactACAGAGGAATCAGGCCCAGTCCATGATGAGCTTACAAGAAAGACTCTGGACTTGTGGCCCAATTTTGAATATTCTTCAAGGCTTATCCTGTTTGCGATGATTCATCATGGTCAGTAGGAAAGTGAGTGAATGGACCACAGACAGTGTTGGGACTCTGGCTAACAGGTCTGCAttctttttgtttctgtcatTCTATAGGAAAACCAGGCACACGGTAtacttgatttcttttttttaaattgctttcaaaGGTTTCCTTTAAATTGGGCAGACCATGTTTtctttggagagaaaaaaaagtttatctaaagtgtttttaatatttctctATCGTATTGGATATTGACTACAGTGCAATTTTGAATATTTCACAGATCCATTGCATCACCATTGAAAATGCCACAGCATTGCCAATGAGTATGTCTTCATGGGAAGAAATACTCTGTTCACACTTGTGTCGGAATGATACTGATAGAACTAGTTTCGGTTTAGAATATACCGATAGGATaacactttctgtcctaactcacttttcaacacCAGTACAAGACCAATACTGTTGTGACATACCTGTTAACATTTAAACTGGTATCTATCGATACATCACAGATATTCTGTATTACACCAAGATATTCAACTCTACTGATTCTCTATGTGGACCTCCATCACGATATGTGCAAGGGTTGTGGAATATAGAGAGCTTAGGAGAAGATTTTCTATTGACAGTCAATGGAGCAGTGTTGGATTGAGTggctttgagtttttttttatcgatgtttaaaaatgtaataaacttcCATTTGACTATTGCCCATGTTGTCTTGATGGAAAACATAATCTGTGTTAATGAAGACATATCATAATATATACGAAGAAATTCACTTTTCTCAACGCAGTAccagagatagacagacagaaaccACTTTAGAATGAAGGTTAGTTTAGagtatccaatatatatatatatatatatattatatatatatatatatatatatatatatatatatatatatatatatatatatatatatagcacacatAGCAGCAGCGCTTTActaggcaaactgaaactctggtgctttcagtttggtttactgccaagactgctgtggccactgaccatgtacgaggtttccttgacaacaattgatAAGCTGGaaactttaatcagttcatatgtcagaaaatggttgggagtACCACACTGCCTcaacagagtgggactttatcgtaaaggaatactgcagctaccaatctctgctctaaccgaggagtttaagtgcaccaaagtccgaatggaaatgacattagtagagtcacgcaaCAAATGCTTAAGGgagcagcacctgtgttgaaatatggaagaaaatggatggcaaagaaagctgtggaagatgctaaggctgcccttcgaatcggagatattatggggcaagttcagcaaggaaaaggaggttttggtctcagttcagctcctcctacatggcatagggcaaccccagctcaactgaggaagctggtagtcaatgaggtgcaaaagtaggaggagaggatcaggtgtgtaaaggccattttctaggccaagcagggagaatggatgagatgggaaattGTGGAACAATgaaagacctatggacaatggaacagagcaggatcagtttcctcatcagatcagtaTATGATGttttcccatcaccacagaacctaaacctctgggtgggtgaggatcctgcatgtcctttgtgttcatcacctgcaacattaaggcacattttgacaggatgtaatgttggtcttagccaaggatggtttacttggcgccatgaccaggtgctgcgatgtttggccttagcattggaagacaagcgcaacCTGACCAATatgttgccaccagttccatcaaagcattacatgCAAAAGACTATATctctctgtccaggagagcaaccaccaagaaaaggtgttaaaaccaatcctcgcccaggacaactggaaactgctagagactggaagatgctggcagatgttggtcaacggcttatttctCCAACTGAGATTACCACCattaacctttgaccagacattgtcttgtggtctggatcagcatgtcttgttcatctggtagcgttaacagtgccatgggaaggtgctgtggatgaggcgtatgagaggaagaaacttcgttatgctcaactagctgttgAAGCGGAACAGCGCGGATGGAGAGTTTccagtttacccagtggaggtgggttgtcgaggatttgtgacacactctgcaactcggtttctcagaatCGTCGGATTCAGTGTCCAAGAGTtatgtcgcacagtgaagaacttatctgaagcagcagaaaggagcagcaactggctgtggttgagacagaaagattctgggtggggatctcaagcacaatagaaagaaatcaacgttgatgtatgggtaagtaagctgggctgaacagaatgggggatggaggggggtgatgctgggatgccagaatcactgttgagccctcttgaggtgttgtgggctagtcaacaaaacaccgaggatggaaggtgtccacttgagaTGTGGCCTACTTAGCGTAgttcagacggttgtcatgctgatgcactggggagaccgcaatgggttgatccctggagccagcatctgagccgttgtgtgtgctgatgtgctggagaggcaaaatgagctgaaccctggagccaacattatacttcagcaattaacaccagacagaaggatttCTACATCATCAAgtagaaaacaatacaaatggatAGAGAtacagatgaatcacattagtttactgcaaagctatgtctttgttggtgcttatctttggcgagagccgagttcaaaccAACATGAAGTTctacatctactctcatgtaatggaaatcattatatatatatatatatatatatattatatatatatatatatatatatatatatatatatatattatatataaaaatcagtatTTGCTAATTCAAATTAGGAGCATGTACTAAACATGCTCTTGTCTGGATTTTGTATCGATACAGTTACATCGATACAACGCCAGTAACAACTCCAATGTGAGCAGATGTTGCAATGCTGTTCTGCAGTGATACCGGTATGTAAATGCAAGTGTAAAAAAGGCTAGATGGTGTAAAAGGTTGTGGGAGTCCACTTGTAGAGAGTACAGACACAGGGGTTGTGGTTGAAAAGCCAGCTAAGAtgcccaggttttatttatttaccactaATGATGGTAGTGTTggtttttcaacaaaacataaaacactgcacaaaaatacaaaaccaaagtgCTGCTCCCCATGAAAAAGGAGGTCCGGCACCAGGAGCACTCTCTTCTCTAAACTAACCCTAAGTTCCAGTTTGCAGATATACATGTGTGAGACTGAactaaacaatttattttatcgGCTTCCTTCTTAGTAAAGGGTCCTGATCCTGTCAGCTGTTCACAGCCTACTCAATATCGATTAGATCTAAGATGCTCACACTGGGCtacttttttaaacatattggcaatcaattattcaattagaatATACCCACATTCCACACATGTCTTCCAGGGATGGATATTTAAACCCCATTACTGACAATTTGTAACACATCAAACAAATTCGAACAAACTCCATGGAAGAATGCAGTCCCTGCTACAGATGGtcattatttatgttttgcaGTACATCAACATGTCCTTCTTTCTACATCTATGGACAAAATGATTgagatcatttaaaacaaaaaggacatgaacatcatttcaatattttatttaacatcatgtaatcaacaaaacaactaaattatACTGGAAAAGTCtgcctgaagccataatagtagtacagtatttcatgttagatttccaagtgTCCCATTTTTCTATTTGTGTAAGTATTCgtgaagtacagtatatggacaactacaaagcAGGATGTAATTCAATAagtcaacataacattattcagcaggtttcattcgacagtgttaattctataggatgatgcaaaagttttggccataggtgtacttcattaatattattattatatttattattattattattattattattattattattattagttatagtagtagtagtagtattactatttgtagtagtagtagtatcaaATGCAtttcatatatagaaaaaaactggaaaataaatcCAGCACGAAATTGTACTGACAACATAAGGCAGATCTTTTAACTATTGTATCAAATTGACCTTGTTAAGTAGGCCTGATGGGGCACATCACTGGGATCCCCCACAATGGTTGTATGGAAACACTGGGTCGCTAATTATGGAAATCAGCATGAAAGGCTCAATGCCTACAGCTAAATAATACCAGACTGCCAGTGTTTCACATCTCTCCTACCCACAGCACAGCCATAGATCTGGAGCAAATGTACATTCTCCCAAAGAACTGTCATCAAGGGctgcagggggagggggggagactGCAGGAGCCAGTCACCAATTTGTTCCACCTTATTAACAGCTTGTAATCTTCTCATCTGTTTCCAATGTCTGTTGTAAATATGATTGCTAAAAGGGGGGAGGGTTAAGGTTAATTCTTGCTCACAAGGTAACCCCTCCCAAACTGTTACTTTTGTTTGTTCAGTCATTACATGGTTGTTTTGCACCTGTTCTCCCTGATAAAGATTACATCTGTgaatttcacaaacattttttatgaattcattttttaaaatagagACAATTTTATATAGTTTCCCTAGCTCCCTGTTAATAGCATAACATAAATAGCCATAACAAATTTTTAtctctgtaaaatatatataagggATCGAGGGACAATTATATATTGTATTCGTCgcccgcatatatatatatatatatatatatatatatatatatatatatatatatatatatatatatatatatatatatatatatatatatatatatatatatatatatattcgtatataatattatatcatatTACAGTATCAAACACATATTGaatataattttaatgttaaGCACCATAACAACTTATATATGTAGCATGTttaatgtatacaaataaatatttttaatggcAAACTCCATTTCTATTGGCCCTAAGCCATATCCTATTGTGTGGAAAACTAAAATAGTCAGCTGCTAAGGTAACTTATTTGCTAATCTTAGCAAAGCATGTGAAATGAGAGCTTCGGTCCACTCCCTACCAAAATTAAGGTTTCTGTTTTACAGATTCCCCTCGCACCCTTAGTTAAAAAGCCAGTACATCAAATAAGACCAAACAAGTATATTTAATAAGACCAGCAGATATAGACCAAAAACCATCtacaacagttttataaagaatatcatattttattttaatccatcaaacacattttataaaaaacaaactatcgTAAAATGCCTAATGAGTTAGATGTGATATACTTTCCTTTGAATAGCTGCTGTGTTGGCcaaatgcagctgcctttttgattattttgcatgttatgtccattttaaaacacttgtacATCAAACCTGAAAATTGCACAAGTGAATTTAGGCATCCTTAGCTGTGAggctaaaaatgtaatttaatatacatGCCCATCAAAAAATTGCTTTGACAAGTACGACAATTTGCGCAATAAAGAGTACAAAGCGTATTACTCCTATTAGGACACTTCTAATTGTAGCCTCACCCACTTATGCTGCTAAGACTACACATTAGGACCAACATAATTGAAATCATGGTATAATAGCACTTTCTGATGACTTTTTGAGaccctgaaatgtgttttattatggcAAGCACTTAAATTTCTCCCCCTGTACTAGTGTGACAGCTTGAAGGATGAGTATATGAAAAGATTCCTCTGCATatccataattatttttttacatgttatcTCCTCTGTCTTGtttgtgtatgatttgttttCTGGATTTACAGTGATTCATAGAaaagttactaaaaaaaaaatcagtcaagtATCTAATAAGCACCTTGACTTTTTTGAGTCAACTGAATTGAGTCAGTTAAAATCAATTAACTAAAAACCACGCTAAAAGAAACCTGCTTTCCAGCTATGCTGTGTCAGCTTTTTAAAGTCAATGTCAATTGTACTGAAGTGATGTGAGTCTGAGAGACGGATAAAAGCAGTCCCTGTTATTCTGGTAAAGGATTTGGTTAAGCCAATCCAGTCCCTTGCAGCCTTGGTTTCAAGGCCCACAAAAGGCCTTTTTCTCTATGAGATGAAAGTGTTGCTTGTGTTTTTCAAGCTAATAAAGAGGACTGGAAATGCAGCTTTTgtttacatctctctctctctctctctctctctatataatatatatatatatatatatatatatatatatatatatatatatatatatatatatatatatatatatatatatatgtattaaaacaaaagctgcatttccagtatatattttttataaccctCTGCCTGCCACCCAAACTGCCTCGGACAGAACTTTGTGCTCTCTCTCCCCTTTCTGAGTGCAGGTGTGCCTGGCTCTCAGCAGCAGTGCAGAGCATAAACAGGCAGTTATTGATACTGCACTGTTTTATATTACCCTGGGTCTCTCTAATCCATCAGGCCTCTTTCAGTGAGGGACAGGAGCTGGAAGTTGAGCCACACATCCTGGGCTCAGAGCTGCCTTCTTTCTCCAGCTGCCAGCATGCCAGGGGCCCTTTCATCCACCCCTCTTCCTGTCTCCCTCGTTTCTGTCTATTCATAGTCTGCAAAACCCCAGCCGGGTGGCACAGGCTCCTGGCAGGGAAGCGACTTTAGAAAAAACTTGAGTTTTTCGCCCTCTCTTAAGTTTCTTCTCCTATTTTTGATAAACACTTTGCCTTCTGTTTCCCTCTGTCCTttcttatttaatgaaaaaaggaaaaggaaaggaTTGTTTTCAGTTTCTACTCTAATTCAATGAAATAATTTCATGCTGCCCTCCTTATTTACCTGCCAAAGTTAtttggttcattttaaaacattcgtttgtttattttatgaaatctggccaatttaaaaaaaaaaaaaaaagtttcaaattaGCAAGACCCACCCCCCTGCCCCCCTTTAAATTAGGACAAATTGCCTCTTTTTACTAATTACTGTAACACTTTGAGAGACGTGCGACTGGATTGTTGAGAAACACAGCTGTgctataacacaaataaataactactTCCAAAGAACTCTACAGACCAATGTATCTGTAGCACTAAACTCCTGTGCCTTTGTTATATGGTACCCATGTCTAGGAATAACGGAATTAACTACCATCAAACAAGTACTCTGCTGACCTTGCTATCAAggctacaaatatatatttttttcagtaactttTCTCTGAATCACTCTAAATCCAGaaaacaaatcatacacaaacaaaaacactccatTGACAAAGGTATGTGAATGTGGAACTCTCCCAAATGTTCAATAATTTGCTCTTAtaacaataatgtaaatattcaatataaatatatatatatatatatatatatatatatatatatatatatatatatatatatatatatatatatatatatatatatatagtatatataattaaaattagGATCATGTTAGTCTTAATTAATGACCAATAATTCATTGATGAGCTCTTCAGCAATTCAATTAATTAGTAATTCATCATTTATTACAAATTTTAGTTATGATgctatagcaaaataaaataaaataataaaacagctatGTGAACCTTTGCTATTGAAATAGTTGAAAGTGAaacttatttttgttaaaacagtaTTAATAAACCCAGTAGTATTTTTCTTCTGATATTAGAAATGCTTACTTCTTTAAGGAAACTAACAGCCAATTGGACAACTCAGCTAATGCATCAGCACTGCTAATTGGCTAAAGCTTCCTTGCTTAAATGCCTTCAGCTTGTTTTTGAACAAACACCCCCTGCAATCGAGAACTGTAATCAGAGAACTATTCAACCACTGAGCTGATATACGTTCATACAGCCAACTGGAAGCTTTTGCAGAAATACTAGGACGAACGATAGATGAACAAGGAGCAGTTTTTGTAATGCAATGCACCATGGTGTGAAACTTGACTTTTTTCAAAAAGCTCTACCAGTATTTAGAAGGAAATAATTAGGCcgggaagaaaaagaaaaagaaaaaaatagatgtaTTGCTACCAGATGTATTGCTACCACAATGTTGATACTGACTTAAACAACTGAGCAAAAGATCCAAGGGCTTTCTACTGAAGTTCAGAGGCAGgagtgaaaataaaaggtttcttgGACGTCTACTAGATTGTAACACTTACAACATGAGCACTCCGATAAAATCAAAGTGTGGTGATGCACAGATGAACTCTTCTATCGGTGGCAAACAGAACCCAAGTGTGACATATCCAAGTGAGAACCTGGGCAGTAGGGCTTGTCTCCATGGAAACTCCAAAATCATCAAAGAACTAAGTCCAGAAGAGCAACAGGAACTAAGGAGGAAGATTAACAACCGCGAAAGGAAGAGGATGCAGGACCTGAATGTTGCTATGGATGCTCTTAGAGAGCTGATGGTGCCTTACTCTGCTGCCCACCAGCATGGTTCTAGTGGCAGGAAGCTCTCTAAGATCTCAACCCTTGTCCTGGCCAGGAACTACATCCTCCTGCTTAGTTCTTCACTGCAGGAGATGAAGAGGCTGATTGGAGAGATGAGCGGACCTGCGCCCAGGCTTCTGCTGGCTGGATGGCCACTGTTCACAACGCAGGGATCCCTGCTTCTGACCTCTGACACCATTATGGCTAGCAAGTGCCCACTGCTGTCCTTAGAGGACCACCAGTATTCCCAGCTACAGTGGTCGAATGGTGGCCCCATCTGTCCCTGTGCCATGTGCAGGCTACCTCGCTTCATCCAATCTGTCCCCAATCCCAGGTTTTCAAAATGAGCTCTTCTGTTAGCGTTTAACAGTTTTCTTGACATTTTCAGCTTCTTGACATTTTTGAAGAAACAATGCACTGCTGGCTggctgttatgttttgttttttttcggggggggggggggggggggggttgctctAAAATTGTTACAACATTCATTGTTTTAGTTTctgagaattgttttatttttatactaaaaAGGGTATATAAGGATCTTTTTGTTTCACTATGCATGCAGGGTATTTGGAGACTAATCTGTGGCAGCTTTTAGAAACATCTTGCTGTGAATAGAGATTTTATCATGTTTGTAATTGTACTCCAAGCAAAGTGGAAGTTAAAGTGGAAATATCTGTCTAACTACAttaattaatatgtaaaaaataaaagaaacacacttACATAGAGGACATAACTACATAATACTGTACAATGATTAACATTCGATATGTCTTTACTGAGAAGATGtgaaatttataataaaattaatttgcattATAGATCAACAAAGAGACATGTTTTACTTAGCAGCTGTTGCAATTCattttcctgttttaaaaaagaaatgactaaTCCAGTAGTGTATAATcataacattttacagctattgtAAACTTACCGACTATCATATCATAACACTAATATGGTATTGGGGTGAGAATTTTAGTGGGCAGACTGCTTGAATTCTAAACTTTCTGTTAAATTGGTTTATAATGGAAAACTGCCGGCTGTTGGTCAGGAAATGTGACTGGCAGTTGGGACAATTTACATTTAGACTATTCAAATATATGTCTCAATGTGAACGTTTGGATATTTTCCTTATATCAGACACACAAGTCTGGAATAGCTATCCTGGTATAAAATTGGTTCAAGGTTGTTTATTAGTACTGTATGTAAGGAGGCAAAAGAATGGAATGAGAGGCAATTTTATATAGTTTCCCTAGCTCCCTGttatacaatgccttgcaaaagtattcagacccctgaccaattttctcatattactgaattacaaatgtacattgaaatttcgttctgttccatattttattttaaaacacttaaactcaaaatcaattattgtaaggtgacattggttttatgttgggaaatatttttaagaaaaattaaaaaacggaaatatcttgcttgcataggtattcaacccccacacattaatatttggcaaagccacctttcgctgtaataacagctttaagtcttttggggtaagtatgtaccagctttgcacagagtgattttggtccattcttcttggcagatttgatccaggttgttcaggttggttggacgacgcttgtggaccgc includes the following:
- the LOC121328061 gene encoding oligodendrocyte transcription factor 1-like; this encodes MSTPIKSKCGDAQMNSSIGGKQNPSVTYPSENLGSRACLHGNSKIIKELSPEEQQELRRKINNRERKRMQDLNVAMDALRELMVPYSAAHQHGSSGRKLSKISTLVLARNYILLLSSSLQEMKRLIGEMSGPAPRLLLAGWPLFTTQGSLLLTSDTIMASKCPLLSLEDHQYSQLQWSNGGPICPCAMCRLPRFIQSVPNPRFSK